In Grus americana isolate bGruAme1 chromosome 4, bGruAme1.mat, whole genome shotgun sequence, one genomic interval encodes:
- the PCDH10 gene encoding protocadherin-10 isoform X4 produces the protein MIVLFLFALLWMVEGALCQLHYTVQEEQEHGTFVGNIAEDLGLDITKLSARRFQTAPNSRSPYLELNLETGVLYVNEKIDREQICKQSPSCLLHLEVFLENPLELFRVEIEVLDINDNPPSFPEPDLTVEISESATPGTRFPLESAFDPDVGTNSLRTYEITPNSYFSLDVQTQGDGNRFAELVLDKPLDREQQAVHRYVLTAVDGGQPQQRTGTALLTIRVLDSNDNVPAFEQPVYTVSLPENSPPGTLVLQLNATDPDEGQNGEVIYSFSSHISARARELFGIAPRTGRLEVSGELDYEESSVYQVYVQAKDLGPNAVPAHCKVLVRVLDANDNAPEISFSTVKEAVSEAAAPGTVVALFSVSDRDSEENGQVQCELLQGDAPFRLKSSFKNYYTIVTEGPLDREQPGGDAYTLTVVARDRGEPPLSTSKSIQVRVSDVNDNAPRFSQPVYQVYVSENNVPGAYIYAVSATDRDQGANAQLAYSILESQIQGMSVFTYVSINSENGFLYALRSFDYEQLKEFSFQVEARDAGEEPQPLAGNATVNIVVVDQNDNAPAIVSPLPGRNGTPAREALPRGAEPGYLVSRVAAVDADDGENARLTYSIVRGNEASLFRMDWRTGELRTARRVPAKRDPQRPYELVIEVRDHGQPPLSSTAAIQVVLVDGAAERPGGGGGGLGVGAGAGGGGGGGSGEHRPSRSGGDTSLDLTLILIIALGSVSFIFLLAMIVLAVRCQKEKKLNIYTCLASDCCLGCCCCCPCCSRQARARKKKLSKSDIMLVQSSNVPSNPAQVPVEESGSFGSHHHNQNYCYQVCLTPESAKTDLMFLKPCSPSRSTDAEHNPCGAIVTGYADQQPDIISNGSILSSETKHQRAELSYLVDRPRRVNRHGSLLQLHGGM, from the exons ATGATTGTGCTATTCCTCTTTGCCTTGCTCTGGATGGTGGAGGGGGCCCTTTGCCAGCTCCATTACACGGTGCAGGAAGAGCAGGAGCATGGCACGTTCGTGGGGAATATCGCCGAGGACCTGGGCTTGGACATTACAAAACTTTCGGCTCGCCGCTTCCAGACGGCGCCTAACTCCCGCAGCCCTTACCTGGAGCTCAACCTGGAGACCGGGGTGCTCTACGTGAATGAGAAGATCGACCGGGAGCAGATCTGCAAGCagagcccctcctgcctgctgcacctGGAGGTCTTCCTGGAGAACCCCCTCGAGCTGTTCCGGGTGGAAATCGAGGTGCTGGACATCAACGACAACCCGCCCTCCTTCCCGGAGCCCGACCTCACCGTGGAGATCTCGGAGAGCGCCACGCCGGGCACCCGCTTCCCCCTGGAGAGCGCCTTCGACCCCGACGTGGGCACCAACTCGCTGCGCACCTACGAGATCACCCCCAACAGCTACTTCTCCCTCGACGTGCAGACGCAGGGCGACGGCAACCGCTTCGCCGAGCTGGTGCTGGACAAGCCCCTGGACCGGGAGCAGCAAGCGGTGCACCGCTACGTGCTGACCGCGGTGGACGgcgggcagccccagcagcgcACCGGCACCGCCCTGCTCACCATCAGGGTGCTGGACTCCAACGACAACGTCCCCGCCTTCGAGCAGCCCGTCTACACCGTGTCGCTGCCGGAGAACTCGCCGCCTGGCACCCTGGTGCTGCAGCTCAACGCCACCGACCCCGACGAGGGCCAAAACGGCGAGGTGATCTACTCCTTCAGCAGCCACATCTCGGCCCGCGCCCGGGAGCTCTTCGGCATCGCGCCGCGCACCGGGCGGCTAGAGGTGAGCGGCGAGCTGGACTACGAGGAGAGCAGCGTGTACCAGGTGTACGTGCAAGCCAAGGACCTGGGGCCCAACGCCGTGCCGGCGCACTGCAAGGTGCTGGTGCGGGTGCTGGACGCCAACGACAACGCGCCCGAGATCAGCTTCTCCACCGTCAAGGAGGCGGTGAGCgaggcggcggcgccgggcACCGTGGTGGCCCTCTTCAGCGTCTCGGACCGCGACTCAGAGGAGAACGGGCAGGTGCAGTGCGAGCTGCTGCAGGGCGATGCGCCCTTCCGCCTCAAGAGCTCCTTCAAAAACTACTACACCATCGTCACCGAGGGGCCGCTGGACCGCGAGCAGCCGGGCGGCGACGCCTACACCCTCACCGTGGTGGCCCGGGACCGCGGCGAGCCGCCGCTGAGCACCAGCAAGTCCATCCAGGTGCGGGTGAGCGAcgtgaacgacaacgcgccgcGCTTCAGCCAGCCCGTCTACCAGGTCTACGTGAGCGAGAACAACGTGCCCGGCGCCTACATCTACGCCGTCAGCGCCACCGACCGGGACCAGGGCGCCAACGCCCAGCTCGCCTACTCCATCCTGGAGAGCCAGATCCAGGGCATGTCCGTCTTCACCTACGTCTCCATCAACTCCGAGAACGGCTTCCTCTACGCCCTCCGCTCCTTCGACTACGAGCAGCTCAAGGAGTTCAGCTTCCAGGTGGAGGCCCGCGACGCCGGCGAGGAGCCGCAGCCGCTGGCCGGCAACGCCACCGTCAACATCGTCGTGGTGGACCAGAACGACAACGCCCCCGCTATCGTCAGCCCCCTGCCCGGCCGCAACGGCACCCCGGCGCGGGAGGCGCTGCCCCGCGGCGCCGAGCCGGGCTACCTGGTGAGCCGGGTGGCGGCGGTGGACGCCGACGACGGGGAGAACGCCCGCCTCACCTACAGCATCGTGCGGGGCAACGAGGCCAGCCTCTTCCGCATGGACTGGCGCACCGGGGAGCTGCGGACGGCCCGCAGGGTGCCGGCCAAGCGCGACCCCCAGCGCCCCTACGAGCTGGTCATCGAGGTGCGCGACCACGGGCAGCCGCCGCTCTCCTCCACCGCCGCCATCCAGGTGGTGCTGGTGGACGGCGCGGCCGAGCGGcccggcggcggtggcggcggcctGGGCGTgggggcgggagcggggggcggcggcggcggcggctccggcgAGCATCGCCCCAGCCGCTCCGGGGGGGACACCTCGCTCGACCTCaccctcatcctcatcatcgCCCTGGGCTCCGTCTCCTTCATCTTCCTGCTGGCCATGATCGTCCTGGCCGTGCGCTGCCAGAAGGAGAAGAAGCTCAACATCTACACCTGCCTGGCCAGCGactgctgcctgggctgctgctgctgctgcccctgttGCAGCCGCCAGGCGCGGGCCCGCAAGAAGAAGCTCAGCAAGTCGGACATCATGCTGGTGCAGAGCTCCAACGTGCCCAGCAACCCGGCGCAGGTGCCGGTGGAGGAGTCGGGCAGCTTCGGCTCCCACCACCACAACCAGAACTACTGCTACCAGGTTTGCCTCACCCCCGAGTCCGCCAAGACCGACCTGATGTTCCTcaagccctgcagcccctcccGCAGCACCGACGCCGAGCACAACCCCTGCGGGGCCATCGTCACCGGCTACGCCGACCAGCAGCCCGACATCATCTCCAACGGCAGCATTTTGTCCAGCGAG acAAAACATCAGCGTGCTGAGCTCAGTTATCTAGTTGACAGACCCCGACGGGTAAACAG